The DNA sequence ATCCTCCAAATCCACCAAAGGCTCTGCGCCATATCATTATCCGCATTAGTGTCTTTAAGACTGTAGGAATTACAGGCAACCAACTGAATTCTCAGTAACATCCATCCAGCCATTCAGACACAATAACAGCTATTGCTTcaataaaaagataaaaatctaaaaagctttatttctaaaaattttctttaaatgtgCGTAGCCACCCCTCTGGTCTTAAAATCAGCTTGTGTGCTAAGTTTTACAAATGCACATGTTTGTTTTCCAAAAAGGGGACCATATATAGTTGCAAAGGATAAAATCAAACAGCTGCCAACATATGAATCACAGAAAGGTTTCTACTACAGCAAATCTGGAAGTTCAACCTTAACTGAACTAGATTAACATGAAGTAATCCAGAGATTAGCCCTAATCAGGACTCATGCCCACAAGCTAATATTTACTTTTGCAGTATAAATGCATGTTCCACTTGGCTTATATAGTTGTACAATTTGGGACAGACAGTTTCCCAAACAAGGTTAAgattaagacaggactaggcctcagttaTTTTAAGacctttaagttgtttttacaaacataccttacaaaaaagcATTACTCATGTGAATATTGAGACAAACCAATAGACACTAATgtattttaagttatgtcagtccaagctgttttcagttaagcccactcaaatatgcattttagtctgggacttaATCCCTGTGTTTGAATTTATAAAAGTTGACAACTTAAAACTGTCTATTAAGGTTATTTAACATATTATATAATATCAAATGCTGTgaaataaaagagatgctccAATTGTTTGTGGTGCCACTGcccaggggtctcatttataaagcgtgcgtacctatggtgcgtacgcacaaaacaagtctggaaacgtgcgtacgccagttcccacgcaaaggttgtgatctataaaaaaacaaacttgatggaagaatgggcttgcagggtgggatctgaagatgattcatgtacgcacacttgccggtgatctgtgatttataaagggaacattgctttgtttcaTAAGTCTTAATATTATTTGccatatgccatttttggcttttgtgtgtacgtagacttttagtaaggattttataaatgagaccccagttCAGGACTAACCAGGACAAACTCCATCAACATCCATACTTACAACACACACATGCCTtgtaaattttatattaaatatattgatTTGCTGGCTCAACTCTGTCTGTTTATGGCTCAAGCTATAAGAAAATTGATTGCCTCCCTTGGCCCATATAACAGAAAGCAATCAGGAAGTTTACTGTAAGTgtaatatttaggaaaattaaCACCTTTCCATACACTTAGAAGTACGCTTCAACTGCCAATGCTTTTGCATACAAAGATGTTTTAATGAAAGAGGAGACCGCATCTTGAATGCAGAGAAGTAACAAATCTGTCCACTTTAAATAACAGAGTTTTATTATATGCATGCATTTGTCAATCACATAGAGCAGTTTTTCCTAATACATATTGTGATGCCGCACCAAATTCATTCAGACATTGAGGCAGTTACTGAAATTTCTCATCTATGTATTAATAAAATTCAGGCAGCATCTTTGTCTGCAACAGCATCTGTTGTGTCCCCAGCGCCCTGCTGTTTGATATACTGCTGAAGCAGCGAGCAAAGATGGGTTGGGTGATGACGTAACAATGAAACAGTCTGTGAGGTCATCATGGTTAGACTACTAACCAGCTCACCCTGAATGGTGGTCATTGAAGGAAGTTTGGAGTAATTGAGAAGGCCTTGACACGAGAGTAATGTGTTCTCTATACATGCTcctaaaaaaaaaggtttaagaAAGTCCTTTGTTAGATAACAACAAGCACAATGAAATGACAAGTTTATGTATATGACAGTCTCACCTAGAAGCACCATCTGTGGACTGCCCCTCAACACTTGCAGCATCTCTTTAACTTTTGGCTCTTTACTAACACATATTACAGTCTGGCCAATGAATAGTGGTAACATGTTACTGTATACACTGTTGTTGAGAAAGGACCTCATCACCTGCAAAGAAAAACAAGCAGAATCTTGTAACATAATATTATAGAGTTAGTTCTGGTCCTTGAATGCAATTGGACATGGCTTTGGTTTACCTGATttgggaaaaatttgacattgaTGTTGTGTCTTTTAAGCCTGTGTTTAAGAAGTAGCATGTCTTCTGCATTGGATGCATTATTCTGGACAACAGCAATCATCTTACATTCCTTAAACAACGTTTCCAGGTCTTTCCTCAACAGAATTGCAAGGGCGCTTTCCTAGAAGAGGTGGAGTTGAGTTAACATATAGTATAGTAATAGACACTTacactttttatattttgaacacaaattaaaataGTAATCATCGTTTAAATATCTGTTGAATAAAGACTGAACACATGTTTAAGTGGTTGTCGTAATCAAACACATCTAGATTTATTAACCATGTAAGTCCAAAAGTTTAAAACACCGCCAACATATCTTTTCTGATTTAATACCAAAATTATCACAaaatgaaacaatttcagaTAAAAGGTAAACATTTTTTCATCAAGCCAATCCTTTTATCATTAAGATACTGTTTTATTAACTATAATAGTAGCTGTTCACCTCTTCAGTCTTTCTAACTCGTGGAGTCAGGGCACCAGGGGGAGCAATAGGTTTAGGAGGAATGTACTCTGTGACAGCCATCAACTTTTGCTTGAGAATGTGCATTGGCTTTCTGTGACGTGTGACTGATTTGGAGCCATGGCGAACACTTTGAGTTATTGGTACCCATCCTGTGATTTTAAAAGAAGCGTATCTGGTTATGTTGTCTTGTATGCACACAATTACATTGTCAACATTGTATTAAATTACTCACTAATTACACTGTCTAAAAATAAATTGCATTCctcattactttttaaaatctgtatcacatgtacacaaatgcacatgaacaatattcatttaaatttgtttattcGTTTACAAAAAATGAAATTCAGTGTTCAATACATGATATATCAAATATATGTATACAGAATTAACAAATTTAGAATCCATTTCTAATGCAAActtgtttaaaagcatgcatcaggtttgtTTCAATGCATAGTGTATTGATGTTCATTTTCAGcaacaaaaaattacatttgcaccattttttatgaaagttaagactaaatggacctgaaaatgtcaaatggtgtaaccgccaattgtgtcaaagaatgagaaatattaaatattttatccaccttgatggcatgtaagcgtaatcaaaaaaataatgattttaaaatatcattttatttctaaatgtaaatttgaatgcgttttgtaatatttgtactgacatatgctgaaaacagctctgttttctaaataatctttgagaaattaagtaaaaatatatgtttaaaaaaaaactcatattacactaaactagatgattatattttattacatattttttatgaatatattcattttttaattttaaaaaaaaaacgagttacaccaattgagacagaccggttacaccacattgacacgttgcaattatcccccaaatattcaataaaataaaaaaacacaaaagcaTATTGGGAAGAAAAATACTCATGTACTACAGTGGCAGCagagacaaaacaaaacacgGAATAAAAGACATACAAacatagcattaaataactacaTACTTCGACATTATatctttaataaagaacacaAATATCATGGGGAATATTTTAAATCATCACCTCAAATAAACTATATGTATATGCGTTAACAGTAatgatgttgtgcagttaccTGATAAAGTCTTATATTTTAGCTTTAACATTTTCATTGCCTAATTACAAATACCAGACATCGTCCGCCATATTGTACGAGCATTATTATAAACATAGTAAAGCTTCTTATcattttaaaacagaaatgtacCTGCTTTCGGCAAAAGCCTGCCACACAAGGTCGCTGCCATCTTGATCCGGATATGATATATGACAGCATaggtttgcaaaataaaagttcagCGTATAAATGTTTTAGTGTAATTGAATGTCATTTACGTAATAATTTATTCCATTAAATTGATGAATAAATAAGCACTTTGTATTATTtactatttatattatttattttcaaattgaAAGTTTAGTTGTCAAAACGtgttttccaaacattttacgtAACGCAATGACGTTGGTCTGGAGATTCAGGCATGAGACGTATATTGAGCTTCTGCACGTCAAGTAATATCGGCAATATTGTGAAAGCTTTTAAGCCTCGTATTTCCTTTGCGAGCTATAATCAATCGTTATATACCTCGTTTGTCTGCAGTAAATCTACGGACAGCGGCACCAGCATGGATCTGAGTAACATGAGAAAAAGCTATAAGAGCGACCAAGAGGTGGGACTCAATATTTATGTTTGTTCATGATCTCAGACCTATTTTAATAGTAAAGACAATGCACAGATAAGTAAAGCAAGTAAATTTTTGTAACAAAACCTACgcagtaaaaaatatttgtgcatTAAATCGTCATTAAGTTATTTAAGTAAAAAGAAATATTGCACAATCGAATgcttttaatattaattatacatgtTAATGTGCAATGTAATGTGATGTCTAAGCAGTAATCATATATAAGCATTATTAAAACAGCTTAGCACAGAAAGTCTTTTATGTAAATGACTtgttactttattttatttacagtgttttGAGGAAGACCAGCTTGCTTCCCTAGATCCAATTAAGCAGTTTGGCAACTGGTTTGAACAGGCAACAAAATGTCCTGAGGTTGGAGAAGCCAATGCAATGTGTCTTGCAACAGCCACCAAGTAAGAATCCTGGTGTGATTCGAAAATACCTGGTACTACAGTATGCATAGTAATACAGAGATGCATACTGAGATatttaataaatcaataaaaaaggCACTTGTACATTTTCAGTTTTGTTCCTCTGTCTCTTTTAAAAGAGATGGCCGTCCTTCTGCCCGCGTGGTCCTTTTAAAAGGTTACAGCGAGGAAGGATTTTGCTTCTTTACCAACTACGAGAGTCGGAAAGGTTTGGAACTGGTAACTGCACTTTCAAACTGAATTTATAATTCAATGAATATCTATTAGCGTATAGTTACTTACAATAACCCTCTCTTATCCAAATAGGAAAGTAATCCCTATGCCTCTCTTGTCTTTTACTGGGAACCATTAAATAGGCAAGTAAGTATGAATTCACTGAATTGGAGATcaaaatgtccctttaaaatatatggtgtataaatataaagtttttttgtaCTAGGTTCGCATTGAAGGCACTGTAAACCGGATCCCATATGATCGTTCGTGTGAATACTTCCACTCAAGGCCCAAGAGCAGTCAGATCGGTGCTGTTGTTAGCAGGCAGAGCGCAGTAATACCGAGCAGACAGGTGAGGTGGCTCTCACCACCTTTTGTTTCAGCTTGATAATTCGCACCTTGGTTATTCAAGCTGTCCATGCTATCATTCTTGTTTTGCTTGATTCATTGGTCCATTTTCGTGTTCCCCTTTAAGTATCTGAGAGACAAGAATGCAGAACTTGAAGAAAAGTATAAGGACACAGATGTGCCGATGCCAAGTTACTGGTAAGCCTTATAAAATGATATGCTTTACCGTGACAGAGAAAACTATATATGTAATCTATGTAATTTTTGCGGCTATATATGTTTACAGGGGTGGATACATCGTCAAACCATTCTTGATTGAGTTCTGGCAGGGTCAGACTAATAGATTACATGACCGAATAGTCTTCATGCGACCGAAAGAGGGAGAAACTGAGCTGGGAGATATGCAGCATCAGGCAGAGGGGGGTTGGATATACCAACGGTTGTCCCCTTGACAGAGTACATAGTATGGGATCAACATCACCATCTGTGACATTAATGcaatcataaataaaaaatgaatgataTTAAGTTTCATATAGATGAATATTTCTAGGATTTGGTATGGGCAGTGACTGCCTGAGGACATGTTCATTTTAAATGTGTAGACTTAATAAATACCAAAAGGGAAATTTGATCATTGTGGAGATAAACTTATGAATAGACTGTAATCTCACTTGAAAGTGCAAAGTCGTCTGCCTAATGTTGTTTAATAATTGAAAGCACAGCTGTACGTGCAATATTAACTGTAGTTTTACCGAACTTAGCCTTTGGACCTTTGTGAAACCTTCTGTGAAAATCGTCACTTGTCTTGTGACTGAAACTGGGTTTGCATGTTGCCATGATGTTTTGGACATCTTTAGATCATGATACCCATTGTCcgatttaaaggggccatggcatgaacatctgactttttccatgtttaagtgctatgattgggtccccagtgcttctatcaacctagaaaatgtgaaaaagatctgaaaaaataggtagttgaaatttggatctccttgtgatgtcataaggagctcttattataataataccaccccttaatcggcactatccaaccacagcactgccatttagtgcagagaaaagcacaattgagttttaattgcaacaaaccaccatcattgtgatcagtgtttaaatttcatcagctcatttgcgttttaaaggacacacccaaaacggcacatttttgcacacacctacaaattttaacatgctataataaattatttatatggtattttgagctaaaacttcacatatgtgctctggggacaccaaagatttatttgacatcttaaaaaagtcttgtgccatggcccctttaaaatgttttagtggATTTTACACaagactaaaaaaaaaatagttaaaagTAAGTTGACCTGAATTAGTTTGATTCATGACTGGTTATCTGTAACAGTTAAAACCACTAATAACCTGTTAAATTAATAAACTTGTTGAATTTGTCCAGGTtgtaattttgttgttttgccAGCAGATGGCAGTGGCTTCTATACAATTGTGCTCTTCTAAAATGAGAGCTCTGTTCAATACAAGAAGGTTTGCCTTTGGAATTATACACAATCGCATGCCAGCAATGTCaataaaatatctttattgGGATGTTTAACAATAGCCCGCACAGTTTACAGGAAACAATAGACAGCACAAATCAGGCAAATTGAAaatgttgtggtggttggaggtTCAGGCTATAGCCTTATCTGGTTTCTCACATGTCCACACCCCAATTGAAACTCTTTTATGGTAAGCTAATAAAAAGCAGATAAAGGAATCAAGATCTATTttcacaacataaaaaaataatacaaaaaacacaTCAAGTGATAATCAAAAGGCACAGCAGTCCATTTGAATGCAATCTAAACAAAACTCTGTTTCCCGCAGGATCAGTTATATGCAAAAATGTGCATGCAACTTTATGACCATCCTATAAGTGCAATGCAAAAGTTCATTTGAAATTTGAAGATTTTGGATTTGTCTTTAAGACTTTTATATGTCCGACAGTGATAATAtcacatttaataagcataacAATACAATGTTTCGTGATTTACAGTTAAGCACAAAATTACTCTGTGGAAAATaaccctttaaagggatagttcacccaaaaatgaaaattctgtcattcaCTAACTCTcatattgttacaaacctgcataaatttcttttttctgatgaacacgaaggaagatattttaaggaatgtttgtaaccaaatcaaTCATCTtccacagaaaaaaataatactatgaaagtgaacaGGGCTCATGAATTTTCCTtaaaaatttatacaggtttgtaacaacacacgagtgagtaaatgatgagagaattttcaattttgggtTAAATATCCCTTtacgttttttgacattttaaagacatttcaaaaatgttaaaacatttgTTGTTCCAGTTTATTCCATGCATAAGTAGCTCCTTGTGGCTTGGATAAAGTGACGGAAAGTCTTGCACAAATAAACTGTTATGGTCCCATTTAATGTgaaatatttgttaattttcAACCACGTTATTCTTGTCTGTCCGAGCAGATTCAGGGAATAGACTGGGATTTTCCGCCAGAGTTGCTCGAATCTTCTTCTTCTCTTTGAACCGCCCAGAATTGGAGACTTTAACATGACGGCCCTTTGTGGCAGATTTGTCAACAATTTTTTCCAACCTGGCATCTAAATTGCTGTCTGTGGCATTGTTGCCTAGTTCTTTATTTCCATTGTTGGCGCCGAGGTCCGGAGGGATCTCATACAAAACCTTTGCCTCCGACTTTTTCTTCCGCAGGAAAGTGAGCTTCCACCACGCAGGGTCAGCCATGATGTGTGCGAGGGTGATGACAACCTGTAACATGGGTGCACCTTTGGTTAGTGAATTAAAATACAgaataaaatatcaaaacctacagaaaaaaaatggaaCAAACATGGACATTCATGCATTGGGCACAAGATTTATCAAGAAACGTATATTTCATAGTTAAATTGTACTAATTGTACTGTTGTTAGTATGTGAAAGAACATACGGGTCACATGATGACAGTAAAGAATGGCTGATGTTGTATATCCAAAACTGCACCAACACAAATATATAGAACAAGCTTTTTTAATGGCTAATAAGTATATTAACTTCAGTCCATATtgtcacagtatgcgatttcgcATACAGATTAGGTCCCTATGTGGTCATATATGTGTCTCCCTTCATCCAATGATTAGATTCGAATAACAAGAGGGACACCTGACTCTGCTCCTcagttgttttattcatgaacATCACCACTGGATCTCCGAGACCCGAAATAACATGCATGAACCAAGATACAAGCATCAACTTTGTATTTGGTCTCTCCGCTCTGAGAGTCTTTTACCTTTGTTATGTAATATTGGATAGTGTATGGCTATTGTAAACATCACAAAGCATATACAATGACTAGCCCATGTGATACTAACCAGTGTAAACACAGAAGACCCACACACCTGCATATGGGTAACAATAGCAGAGGGCAGGCAATGCTTTAGTTGGTGCGGTGCTTGTATCACACCAGGGTGTGTCATTCAGTCCCTTAGCAACACTGCTGTAGTCAACATCAAACGTGATGTATTAATGAATGGGCTATCAGTGTGACCGTTTGGTCAATGGATGCAATGTATTTTATAACATTGTTCTGCGATAAGATTTCAAGTTTAAGGATTGATCTTACGATAGCATAAAACACTAGTTAACAATAAAAAAGCACAATCAGTACTTTACACACCCTTCACAAGGGAGTTATGGTTATTTCCCACGTCTATATACTTTAATGGATCTGACATAGATACTCTTTCACAGGTTAattcaaacaaacaaagcaaGTTCTTCATGTGAGGTGGTTTTTAATGGGGAATCCAATCACATGTGACAAATCTCTTGTGTGTATGTGAGGTGGACAAGTTTCCTGTAACTGATGAGCATGGAGCTAACAATGCCAAGGTCTTTGAGAATGCATATGTTAAATTTACATTAAGTTGCTTTGTGTCTGTTATAACTgtataatctttgacatgacctcacATCAAGTAAATTACTTCAACTTGGTTTTTACGTGCAGGCAGGGCCAGCTGGTGGGGTTGTGGGGCACTAGGCGAGATCATGAAGATAAGACTGTAATTCTGTGTTTATTATTTTCGAGTTATTATCACGTGTGGATTACTCAGATCTTTTTCTAATATTAAATCTTTATATTTCAGTGCGTAAAGAATTTGGAAGACCAGAAATGTCTGCATTTTTAAAGGATGAGTTGGAAAGGCCAAAACGGACTGACGTCAAGCTGCAACAACTGGCATATGTTCCGTTTCACTTGTAAATTAAAATCGGGTTGATGTTACAACCCAACTTCGGTTTGACATTGAAACCCAATGTCGATCTAAGGTCGAGGCCCACCTTTGATCTAAGGTCGAGACCCAAGGTCGGACTGACCTCAAAACCTAATGTCAGACTGACCTCAAGACCCCACATCGGACTGACCTCGAAACTCAACTTTGATCTAAGGTTGAGACCCAATGTCAGATTGACGTTGAGACCCAACGTCGGACTGACCTCGAAACCCAACTTCGGACTGACCTCGAAACCCAACATCGGTCTGAGGTTGAAACCCAACGTCCCAAGCTGTAACAACTTGCAGATGTTCCATTTCGCTtgtaaatgaaaattgtgttgATGTCACAACCCAACATCGgtttgacgtcaaaacccaacgttgaTCTAAGGTCGAGACCCAATGTCGATCTAAGGTCGAGACCCAACATCAGACTGACCTCGAAACCTAACGTCGGACTAACCTCGAGACCCAATGTCGGACTGACCTCGAAACCCAACTTCGATCTGAGGTCGAGACCCTGACCACAAAACCCAACGTCAGACTGAGATTGAAACCCAACGTCCCAAGCTGTAACAACTGGCAGATGTTCCATTTCACTTGTAAATGAAAATTGGGTTGATGTCACAACCCAACGTCGGTTTGATGTCGAAACCCAACGTTGATCAAAGGTCGAGACTCAACGTCGGACTGACCTCGAGACCCAACGTTGGACTGACCTCGAAACCCAACTTCGATCTGAGGTCGAGGCCCAATGTCAGATTGACGTAGAGACCCAACGTCGGACTGAGGTTGAAACCCAACGTCCCAATCTGTAACAACTG is a window from the Misgurnus anguillicaudatus chromosome 4, ASM2758022v2, whole genome shotgun sequence genome containing:
- the mrpl10 gene encoding large ribosomal subunit protein uL10m, giving the protein MAATLCGRLLPKAGWVPITQSVRHGSKSVTRHRKPMHILKQKLMAVTEYIPPKPIAPPGALTPRVRKTEEESALAILLRKDLETLFKECKMIAVVQNNASNAEDMLLLKHRLKRHNINVKFFPNQVMRSFLNNSVYSNMLPLFIGQTVICVSKEPKVKEMLQVLRGSPQMVLLGACIENTLLSCQGLLNYSKLPSMTTIQGELVSSLTMMTSQTVSLLRHHPTHLCSLLQQYIKQQGAGDTTDAVADKDAA
- the prr15lb gene encoding proline-rich protein 15-like protein B; translated protein: MADPAWWKLTFLRKKKSEAKVLYEIPPDLGANNGNKELGNNATDSNLDARLEKIVDKSATKGRHVKVSNSGRFKEKKKIRATLAENPSLFPESARTDKNNVVEN
- the pnpo gene encoding pyridoxine-5'-phosphate oxidase; this encodes MRRILSFCTSSNIGNIVKAFKPRISFASYNQSLYTSFVCSKSTDSGTSMDLSNMRKSYKSDQECFEEDQLASLDPIKQFGNWFEQATKCPEVGEANAMCLATATKDGRPSARVVLLKGYSEEGFCFFTNYESRKGLELESNPYASLVFYWEPLNRQVRIEGTVNRIPYDRSCEYFHSRPKSSQIGAVVSRQSAVIPSRQYLRDKNAELEEKYKDTDVPMPSYWGGYIVKPFLIEFWQGQTNRLHDRIVFMRPKEGETELGDMQHQAEGGWIYQRLSP